One genomic region from Actinocatenispora thailandica encodes:
- a CDS encoding gamma-glutamyltransferase gives MEATPAGIAAGHPATAQAGLSILAAGGSAADAAIAAVLAACAAETVLTGLAGGGFATYYDAASRTVTCLDFFVAVPGLDGDVTTPTPMTPVSITLGTVPIPYEIGAASVAVPGVPAGCGALHSRWGRLPWSSVLAPAVELARRGAELPAAQAHTLRALAPAMLPADGAQAYAPRGRLLEGGEVLRHPGLDKAMAILRDDGPEAFYTGAVGRAMIDTVRAGGGTLGPADLAEYRVLELPVGHAGFAGAHVYGRPDDLNHTIDTLAALDDAVLGTDRTRRAVLLADALRDHALQRLGDTTNISVIDPDGNACVVTTTLGLGAAVWLPGLGVHLNSMLGEGELIIGALPPGARMNSMMCPLVVTATEAGRAHTGAAAEVPTGTGDDVAGTQPGAGLPDDTRVEVSTVVGPEHPAAHESVTELGDVTAPIPGTSPPGPGTGTGPAPGSGPGRGGPGSAEPVGPHGDLLLAVGAAGASRIRTALAHTLLGVLVDGLDPETAIGRARFHIVTDTAHAEPGVPDDELAALVDAGYQIHQWPDLDHYFGGASAVGRTGAGGDPRRGGIGMHL, from the coding sequence GTGGAAGCGACGCCAGCCGGTATCGCCGCCGGACACCCGGCCACCGCGCAGGCCGGACTGTCGATCCTGGCCGCGGGCGGATCGGCCGCCGACGCGGCGATCGCCGCGGTACTGGCCGCCTGCGCCGCCGAGACCGTCCTGACCGGGCTGGCCGGCGGCGGCTTCGCCACCTACTACGACGCCGCCAGCCGCACCGTCACCTGCCTGGACTTCTTCGTCGCGGTACCGGGACTGGACGGCGACGTGACCACCCCGACGCCGATGACGCCGGTGTCGATCACGCTCGGCACCGTACCCATCCCGTACGAGATCGGCGCCGCCAGCGTGGCCGTTCCCGGCGTACCGGCCGGCTGCGGCGCGCTGCACTCCCGTTGGGGGCGGCTGCCCTGGTCCAGCGTGCTGGCACCGGCGGTCGAGCTGGCCCGGCGCGGAGCCGAACTGCCCGCCGCGCAGGCCCACACGCTGCGCGCGCTCGCCCCGGCGATGCTGCCCGCCGACGGCGCCCAGGCGTACGCGCCGCGCGGCCGGCTGCTGGAGGGCGGCGAGGTGCTGCGCCACCCCGGCCTGGACAAGGCGATGGCGATCCTGCGCGACGACGGCCCCGAAGCCTTCTACACCGGAGCCGTCGGCCGGGCCATGATCGACACGGTACGGGCCGGGGGCGGCACGCTCGGACCCGCCGACCTGGCCGAATACCGCGTGCTGGAGCTGCCCGTCGGGCATGCCGGCTTCGCCGGGGCGCACGTGTACGGCAGGCCCGACGACCTCAACCACACCATCGACACCCTCGCCGCACTCGACGACGCGGTGCTCGGCACGGACCGTACCCGGCGGGCGGTGCTGCTCGCCGACGCGCTGCGCGACCATGCGCTGCAACGGCTCGGCGACACCACCAACATCTCGGTGATCGACCCGGACGGCAACGCCTGCGTGGTCACCACCACCCTCGGCCTCGGCGCCGCCGTCTGGCTGCCCGGCCTCGGCGTGCACCTCAACTCGATGCTCGGCGAGGGTGAGCTGATCATCGGCGCGCTGCCGCCCGGGGCCCGGATGAACAGCATGATGTGCCCGCTGGTGGTCACCGCCACCGAGGCCGGCCGGGCACACACCGGGGCGGCCGCCGAGGTACCCACCGGCACCGGCGACGACGTCGCCGGCACGCAGCCCGGCGCCGGGCTGCCCGACGACACCCGGGTCGAGGTCAGCACCGTGGTCGGCCCGGAGCACCCGGCCGCCCACGAGTCGGTCACCGAACTCGGCGACGTCACCGCCCCGATACCCGGCACCAGCCCACCCGGGCCGGGTACCGGCACGGGTCCGGCGCCCGGGTCCGGGCCGGGACGCGGCGGGCCGGGCTCCGCTGAGCCGGTCGGCCCGCACGGGGACCTGCTGCTCGCCGTCGGCGCCGCCGGAGCGTCCCGGATCCGTACCGCGCTGGCGCACACCCTGCTCGGGGTGCTCGTCGACGGGCTCGACCCGGAGACCGCCATCGGCCGGGCCCGCTTCCACATCGTCACCGACACCGCACACGCCGAACCCGGCGTACCCGACGACGAGCTGGCCGCGCTCGTCGACGCCGGCTACCAGATCCACCAGTGGCCCGACCTGGACCACTACTTCGGCGGCGCCTCGGCCGTCGGCCGTACCGGCGCCGGCGGCGACCCCCGCCGCGGCGGCATCGGCATGCACCTCTGA
- a CDS encoding carboxypeptidase regulatory-like domain-containing protein gives MVDTTARPRRRGRIWWLPAVLAGLIIGVLLAGAGLAVTGHIDQDRYGWRWPAGIGAGALLAAILLVLAATLHEPRHAPKPAATATEPVRPAAERDAVRAGGSARQAGDAAGPSRYAGGAHRSRTGAPPGAAGSHAARPDGGATAAPAGASPTTTGDAASTGTGGVSALGTEGVSALGTEGVSALGTEGVSALGTGGVSALGTGGVSALGTGGAFTAGTGGAFTAGTGGAFTAGTGGASPTSIGGAGATGTGRGSTGAAAAPASAGGGPAGADRVGSEVAGSGATFRRLAAVEPEEIDADWLTRSPAGPADGRGDGAVRDGTFFGGTVPAESMPVRAAGDSVSAESMPVRAAGDSVSAESMPVRAAGDSVSAESMPVRAAGDSVSAESMPVRAAGDSVSAESMPVRAAGDSVSAESMPVRAAGDSVSAEPAPGPATGDSGRTLAEAGGVSATDAGTAAGAGTSHPAAAGASSPAGAAALSVGDGAPDPADETGRPVERSRESGAAAGSGAGVDRYGTPLAASGAAVGGRTADSATAAGRHDAVPGPRDGASRPAPAVPVPAWAAADSGQPEPDGRPGTVRPGPAAAEEATVPGLLPDEAERIAAVRAKLAGVLPPGTVGWQVPGGTPGQPGRPAAGAAGPDSPRDPDRVASEPRDRVASEPRDRVASEPRDRVAGQFAGRPAPGLDGSSSSSGEHDAAVLRLTDLRHAPDDWDPHLDIDPERTTDLRRGEGTPVRGYVRAGATPVPHAAVTVIDLAGRQAGRDVSGTDGWYQLAVPRSGTYTLIARARGHQPLASVVAVDGAPVQLDLTLVGSAAIAGTVRLSGGASAVPAAVVSLMDASGAVLGAVTAGADGSFRFAELIGGGYTVVGNAPGYRPAAVPVTVPSTGTATVEVALTGDAVLVGIARGGRDHRPLADAQVTLLGEDGEVAGRCMTGPDGGYRFAGMPPGKYTLVASGYPTVSNALHLTAGARHDHDIMLGYQPDGTTG, from the coding sequence GTGGTGGACACGACGGCGAGACCGCGACGCCGGGGTCGGATCTGGTGGCTGCCGGCAGTGCTTGCCGGCCTGATCATCGGCGTGCTGCTCGCCGGCGCCGGACTGGCCGTGACCGGCCACATCGACCAGGATCGGTACGGCTGGCGCTGGCCCGCCGGCATCGGCGCCGGTGCCCTGCTCGCGGCGATCCTGCTGGTCCTGGCCGCCACGCTGCACGAACCGCGGCACGCGCCGAAGCCGGCGGCGACCGCGACCGAGCCGGTGCGGCCGGCCGCGGAACGCGACGCCGTCCGGGCCGGTGGATCCGCACGGCAGGCGGGCGACGCCGCCGGCCCGTCGCGGTACGCCGGGGGCGCGCACCGGTCCCGCACCGGCGCACCGCCCGGCGCCGCCGGATCGCATGCTGCCCGCCCGGACGGCGGCGCCACTGCCGCCCCGGCCGGCGCATCTCCGACCACGACCGGCGATGCCGCCTCGACCGGCACCGGCGGTGTGTCGGCGCTCGGCACCGAAGGTGTGTCGGCGCTCGGCACCGAAGGTGTGTCGGCGCTCGGCACCGAAGGTGTGTCGGCGCTCGGCACCGGAGGTGTGTCGGCGCTCGGCACCGGAGGTGTGTCGGCGCTCGGCACCGGAGGTGCGTTCACAGCCGGCACCGGAGGTGCGTTCACAGCCGGCACCGGAGGTGCGTTCACAGCCGGCACCGGAGGTGCGTCTCCGACGAGCATCGGCGGCGCCGGTGCCACCGGTACCGGGCGGGGTTCGACCGGCGCTGCTGCGGCTCCCGCGAGCGCCGGCGGGGGCCCCGCGGGCGCCGACCGGGTCGGTTCCGAGGTGGCCGGATCCGGCGCGACGTTCCGGCGGCTCGCCGCCGTCGAACCGGAGGAGATCGACGCGGACTGGCTGACCCGGTCGCCGGCCGGCCCAGCCGACGGCCGGGGCGACGGCGCGGTACGGGACGGCACGTTCTTCGGCGGCACGGTGCCCGCCGAGTCGATGCCGGTCCGCGCCGCTGGTGACTCGGTGTCCGCCGAGTCGATGCCGGTCCGCGCCGCTGGTGACTCGGTGTCCGCCGAGTCGATGCCGGTCCGCGCCGCTGGTGACTCGGTGTCCGCCGAGTCGATGCCGGTCCGCGCCGCTGGTGACTCGGTGTCCGCCGAGTCGATGCCGGTCCGCGCCGCTGGTGACTCGGTGTCCGCCGAGTCGATGCCGGTCCGCGCCGCTGGTGACTCGGTGTCCGCCGAGTCGATGCCGGTCCGCGCCGCTGGTGACTCGGTGTCCGCCGAGCCGGCCCCGGGCCCCGCCACTGGTGACAGCGGCCGGACCCTCGCCGAGGCCGGCGGTGTCTCTGCGACCGATGCCGGGACAGCTGCCGGCGCCGGGACCTCGCATCCGGCCGCGGCCGGCGCCTCGTCCCCTGCTGGCGCCGCCGCGCTCTCGGTCGGCGACGGGGCCCCGGATCCCGCCGACGAGACCGGCCGTCCCGTCGAACGATCGCGCGAGTCCGGCGCCGCGGCCGGGAGCGGCGCGGGCGTGGACCGGTACGGGACGCCGCTGGCCGCGTCGGGCGCGGCGGTGGGCGGCCGGACCGCCGACTCGGCGACGGCGGCCGGCCGGCACGACGCGGTACCGGGTCCGCGCGACGGGGCATCCCGGCCGGCCCCGGCGGTACCGGTGCCGGCCTGGGCCGCGGCCGACTCGGGCCAGCCCGAGCCCGACGGGCGCCCCGGGACGGTGCGGCCGGGGCCGGCCGCCGCGGAAGAGGCGACGGTACCGGGCCTGTTGCCGGACGAGGCCGAGCGCATCGCCGCGGTACGCGCCAAGCTCGCGGGCGTGCTGCCGCCCGGCACGGTGGGCTGGCAGGTGCCCGGTGGGACGCCGGGGCAGCCTGGCCGCCCGGCCGCGGGCGCGGCGGGGCCGGACAGCCCCCGCGACCCGGATCGGGTCGCCTCGGAGCCCCGCGACCGGGTCGCCTCGGAGCCCCGCGACCGGGTCGCCTCGGAGCCCCGCGATCGGGTCGCCGGGCAGTTCGCCGGGCGGCCGGCGCCGGGCCTCGACGGGAGCTCGTCGTCGAGCGGCGAGCACGATGCCGCGGTACTGCGGCTGACCGACCTGCGGCACGCACCGGACGACTGGGATCCGCACCTCGACATCGATCCGGAGCGCACCACCGATCTGCGCCGCGGCGAGGGCACCCCGGTCCGCGGGTACGTGCGGGCCGGCGCGACGCCGGTACCGCACGCCGCGGTGACGGTGATCGACCTCGCCGGCCGGCAGGCCGGCAGGGACGTCAGCGGGACGGACGGCTGGTACCAGCTGGCGGTGCCGCGATCCGGCACGTACACGCTGATCGCGCGGGCGCGCGGGCACCAGCCGCTGGCCTCGGTGGTGGCGGTGGACGGCGCGCCGGTGCAACTGGACCTGACCCTGGTCGGTTCCGCCGCGATCGCCGGTACGGTGCGGTTGTCGGGCGGTGCCAGCGCGGTGCCCGCGGCGGTCGTGTCGCTGATGGACGCCTCCGGCGCGGTGCTGGGTGCGGTCACCGCCGGTGCGGACGGTTCGTTCCGGTTCGCCGAACTGATCGGCGGCGGGTACACGGTGGTCGGCAACGCGCCCGGGTACCGGCCGGCCGCGGTGCCGGTGACGGTGCCGTCGACGGGTACCGCGACGGTCGAGGTGGCGCTGACCGGCGACGCGGTCCTGGTGGGCATCGCGCGCGGCGGCCGGGACCACCGGCCGCTGGCCGACGCGCAGGTGACGCTGCTGGGGGAGGACGGCGAGGTGGCCGGGCGATGCATGACCGGCCCGGACGGCGGCTACCGGTTCGCCGGGATGCCGCCCGGGAAGTACACCCTGGTCGCATCCGGCTATCCGACGGTGTCGAACGCGCTGCACCTGACCGCCGGTGCCCGGCACGACCACGACATCATGCTGGGCTACCAGCCCGACGGCACGACCGGCTGA
- a CDS encoding MFS transporter: MVDDRLPTRVRLGYALGSLATGAFGTVPGLLLLPYLTDTLGVAAGLGGILVLLPKAWDIVANPLAGRISDRTVTRLGARRPYLLGGGLAVAVLFAALFAGPASGAAGAGYVTVVFLLTATAYAAYQVPYVAMPAELTEDGTERTRLAGARIVVLALAILVSGALAPAVVDAVGGLGGYRAMGVGVGALIAVGALAAFALTAGAPTGRVATAAGSLRAQLQVAAAHPPFVRLLACFVVQAVAIGTMLAGVRYFADHVLDRPGANSILFACFVGPALVVMPLWTRLGRHLGKRAGYRTASVLFAAGGLLLAAAGALGAGWAYGCTALVGIGYAGQQTFALSMLPDTIAAATARTGRRQAGVFTGLWTAGETLGLALGPGVFGLLLSATGYVSSTGGGVPQPATARTGILVGFTVLPAAVMLLGLLALRRYPPGGGALPEDGAGAARGGGGEADRSAVRGGGAGDRGAARGGGGEEEPGAARDGGSDRGSTSTSDQEEQR; this comes from the coding sequence GTGGTCGACGATCGGCTGCCCACCCGGGTACGACTGGGCTACGCGCTCGGCTCGCTGGCCACCGGCGCGTTCGGCACCGTGCCCGGCCTGCTCCTGTTGCCGTACCTGACCGACACGCTCGGCGTCGCCGCCGGACTCGGCGGCATCCTCGTACTGCTGCCCAAGGCGTGGGACATCGTCGCCAACCCGCTCGCCGGCCGCATCTCGGACCGCACCGTGACGCGCCTCGGCGCCCGCCGGCCGTACCTGCTCGGCGGCGGGCTCGCCGTCGCCGTGCTGTTCGCCGCGCTGTTCGCCGGGCCGGCCAGCGGCGCCGCCGGCGCCGGCTACGTCACGGTGGTCTTCCTGCTGACCGCGACGGCCTACGCCGCCTACCAGGTGCCGTACGTGGCGATGCCGGCCGAGCTGACCGAGGACGGCACCGAACGCACCCGGCTCGCCGGCGCCCGCATCGTGGTCCTGGCGCTGGCGATCCTGGTCAGCGGCGCGCTCGCGCCGGCCGTGGTCGACGCGGTCGGCGGGCTCGGCGGGTACCGGGCGATGGGGGTCGGGGTCGGCGCGCTGATCGCGGTCGGTGCGCTCGCCGCGTTCGCGCTCACCGCCGGCGCGCCGACCGGCCGGGTCGCCACCGCCGCCGGCAGCCTGCGCGCCCAGCTGCAGGTCGCCGCGGCGCACCCGCCGTTCGTCCGGCTGCTGGCCTGCTTCGTCGTCCAGGCGGTCGCGATCGGCACCATGCTCGCCGGCGTCCGGTACTTCGCCGACCACGTCCTCGACCGGCCGGGCGCCAACTCGATCCTCTTCGCCTGCTTCGTCGGGCCGGCCCTGGTGGTCATGCCGCTGTGGACCCGGCTCGGCCGCCACCTCGGCAAGCGCGCCGGGTACCGGACCGCAAGCGTGCTGTTCGCCGCCGGTGGACTGCTGCTCGCCGCGGCCGGCGCGCTTGGTGCCGGCTGGGCGTACGGCTGCACCGCGCTGGTGGGCATCGGCTACGCCGGGCAGCAGACGTTCGCGCTGTCGATGCTGCCGGACACCATCGCCGCCGCCACCGCCCGTACCGGCCGCCGCCAGGCCGGCGTGTTCACCGGTCTGTGGACCGCCGGCGAGACGCTCGGCCTGGCGCTCGGCCCCGGAGTGTTCGGCCTGCTGCTGTCGGCCACCGGGTACGTGTCGTCCACCGGCGGCGGCGTGCCGCAGCCGGCGACCGCCCGTACCGGCATCCTGGTCGGCTTCACCGTGCTGCCCGCCGCGGTGATGCTGCTCGGCCTGCTGGCGCTGCGCCGCTACCCGCCGGGCGGCGGCGCGTTGCCGGAGGACGGCGCCGGCGCTGCCCGGGGCGGCGGTGGGGAAGCGGACCGCAGTGCTGTCAGGGGCGGCGGGGCAGGGGACCGTGGCGCTGCCCGGGGCGGCGGCGGGGAAGAAGAACCCGGCGCAGCCCGGGACGGCGGCTCGGACCGTGGCTCGACCAGTACCAGCGATCAGGAGGAACAGCGATGA